One genomic window of Campylobacter curvus includes the following:
- a CDS encoding thiazole synthase yields the protein MNDSFKLAHKEFDSRFILGSGKYSHELINAAVNEAGAQMITLALRRVNESKDRNILDFIPKGVTLLPNTSGARNADEAVRIARLARELGCGEFIKIEIITDSKFLFPDNNETIKAAEILADEGFVVMPYFYPELNAARALLTAGAACVMPLGAPIGSNQGLVFKNIIEILINELDTPVIVDAGIGRPSQACEAMEMGAAAIMANTAIATAKDIPLMARAFGAAIKAGRSAFLAGLGRVKTAAEASSPLTGFLGR from the coding sequence ATGAACGACAGCTTCAAGCTAGCGCACAAGGAATTTGATAGCCGTTTCATTTTGGGCTCGGGCAAATACAGCCACGAGCTCATAAACGCCGCTGTGAACGAGGCCGGTGCGCAGATGATCACTCTGGCGCTTCGCCGCGTGAACGAGAGCAAAGACAGGAACATACTTGATTTCATACCAAAAGGCGTCACTCTCTTGCCAAACACGAGCGGTGCGAGAAATGCGGACGAAGCGGTGCGTATCGCTAGGCTCGCGCGTGAGCTAGGATGCGGGGAATTCATAAAAATAGAGATCATAACCGACTCGAAATTTTTATTTCCGGACAATAACGAAACGATAAAAGCGGCTGAAATTTTAGCTGACGAGGGTTTTGTCGTGATGCCGTATTTTTACCCCGAGCTAAACGCCGCTAGGGCTTTGCTCACCGCTGGAGCCGCTTGCGTGATGCCTCTTGGCGCACCGATTGGTTCAAACCAAGGTCTAGTCTTTAAAAACATCATCGAAATTTTGATAAACGAGCTGGATACGCCAGTCATCGTAGACGCCGGCATCGGTCGTCCATCGCAAGCGTGTGAAGCCATGGAAATGGGTGCAGCCGCGATAATGGCAAACACGGCCATCGCAACGGCAAAAGATATCCCGCTCATGGCGCGAGCATTCGGCGCGGCGATAAAGGCCGGCAGGAGCGCATTTCTGGCGGGTCTGGGCCGAGTGAAAACGGCTGCCGAAGCCAGCTCGCCGCTGACTGGATTTTTAGGGCGATGA
- the thiH gene encoding 2-iminoacetate synthase ThiH, with protein MKFSKTDHMALLPHMQDIGDEIMNEILQERAKFKPEIFTAEDVRAALNAKICTLENFKALLSQAAGDFIEEIAHLSMQKTRANFGANINLFTPLYIANHCDNLCVYCGFNSQNKIKRAKLDEDEILSELAEISKSGLEEILILTGESEENSSVAYIARACALAKRYFKVVGVEVYPLNSSDYTLLHESGVDYVTVFQETYNPAKYERLHLAGNKRIFPYRLNAQERALMGGMRGVGFAALLGLDDFRLDAFATGLHASLVQKKYPHAEIAFSCPRLRPIINNSRINPRDVHERELLQVICAYRIFMPTASITISTRERALFRDNAIKIAANKISAGVNVGIGAHSKEKKGDEQFEIEDARSVNEVYKMIKAQGLEPLMSEYIYV; from the coding sequence ATGAAATTTAGCAAAACCGACCATATGGCCTTGCTCCCGCACATGCAAGACATCGGCGATGAGATAATGAACGAAATTTTGCAAGAAAGAGCGAAATTTAAACCAGAAATTTTCACCGCCGAGGACGTGAGGGCTGCTTTAAACGCTAAAATTTGCACGTTAGAAAATTTTAAAGCCCTACTTAGCCAGGCGGCTGGCGATTTTATAGAAGAGATCGCGCACCTTAGCATGCAAAAGACGCGAGCGAATTTCGGAGCCAATATCAACCTCTTCACACCCCTTTACATAGCCAACCACTGCGACAACCTATGCGTCTACTGCGGCTTTAACTCGCAAAATAAGATAAAGCGAGCCAAGCTTGATGAGGATGAAATTTTAAGCGAACTTGCAGAAATTTCAAAAAGCGGGCTTGAGGAAATTTTGATATTGACAGGCGAGAGCGAGGAAAATTCGAGCGTCGCTTATATCGCGAGGGCTTGCGCCTTGGCAAAGCGCTATTTTAAAGTAGTCGGCGTCGAAGTCTATCCGCTAAATTCCAGTGACTACACCCTACTTCATGAAAGCGGCGTAGACTACGTTACGGTTTTTCAAGAGACCTATAACCCCGCAAAATACGAGCGCTTGCACCTTGCAGGCAACAAGCGGATATTTCCTTACCGTCTAAACGCACAAGAGCGCGCACTGATGGGCGGCATGAGAGGCGTGGGCTTTGCCGCGCTTTTGGGGCTTGACGACTTTAGGCTAGATGCCTTTGCGACCGGGCTTCACGCCTCACTCGTGCAAAAAAAATATCCGCACGCAGAGATCGCCTTTTCTTGCCCGAGACTTCGCCCTATCATCAACAACTCCCGCATAAATCCGCGCGATGTGCATGAAAGAGAGCTCTTGCAAGTCATTTGCGCTTATAGGATCTTCATGCCAACAGCCAGCATCACGATCTCCACGCGTGAGCGAGCGCTCTTTCGCGATAACGCCATAAAGATCGCCGCAAATAAAATCAGCGCCGGCGTAAATGTCGGCATCGGCGCGCATTCGAAAGAGAAAAAGGGCGACGAGCAGTTTGAGATCGAGGATGCTCGCTCTGTTAATGAGGTCTATAAAATGATAAAAGCCCAAGGACTCGAGCCGCTGATGAGCGAATACATCTATGTTTAA